Proteins from a single region of Bogoriella caseilytica:
- a CDS encoding carbohydrate ABC transporter permease, which produces MSTTLRSRPNSRRRLSPRPQQRPLTWGRVGTYLVAFLFVGVCLAPVIYIILGGFRTNSQITADPSGLPDPWVVNNYLGVLASSEFWRQVGNSTLVGLATTAGVVTLGVMASYVIARYPFRGRSALYALFAAGLMFPLTVAITPLYILIRNLGLMNSLGGVILPQIAFALPVTVIILVPFLRAIPRELEEAAAIDGASRLGFFARMVVPLSLPGVITTGILAFVASWNAYLLPLFILNNEAMYTLPLGVQVFASQYSVDTARVLAFTSLSMIPALIFFSLFERRIVGGLTGAVKG; this is translated from the coding sequence ATGAGTACGACACTGCGCTCGCGCCCGAACTCACGACGACGGCTGAGTCCACGCCCGCAACAGCGCCCCCTGACGTGGGGCCGCGTGGGCACCTACCTCGTCGCCTTCCTCTTCGTCGGGGTCTGCCTGGCGCCGGTGATCTACATCATTCTTGGTGGATTCCGCACCAACTCCCAGATCACCGCTGACCCCTCCGGTCTGCCGGATCCATGGGTGGTGAACAACTATCTCGGCGTGCTGGCCTCCTCCGAGTTCTGGCGCCAGGTCGGGAACTCCACGCTCGTGGGTCTGGCGACCACTGCCGGCGTGGTGACCCTGGGCGTGATGGCGTCCTACGTGATCGCCCGCTACCCCTTCCGCGGACGCAGTGCGCTGTATGCGCTCTTCGCCGCCGGTCTGATGTTCCCGCTCACCGTGGCGATCACGCCCTTGTACATCCTCATCCGCAACCTGGGTCTGATGAACTCCCTGGGCGGGGTGATCCTCCCGCAGATCGCCTTCGCGCTGCCGGTCACCGTGATCATCCTGGTGCCTTTCCTGCGGGCCATCCCGCGAGAACTGGAGGAGGCTGCCGCCATCGACGGCGCGAGCCGCCTGGGCTTCTTCGCCCGCATGGTCGTGCCGTTGTCGTTGCCGGGCGTCATCACCACCGGCATCCTGGCCTTCGTGGCGAGCTGGAACGCCTACCTGCTGCCGCTGTTCATCCTGAACAACGAGGCGATGTACACCTTGCCTCTGGGGGTGCAGGTCTTCGCGTCGCAGTACTCGGTGGATACTGCTCGAGTGCTTGCCTTCACCTCCTTGTCGATGATTCCCGCGCTGATCTTCTTCAGCCTCTTCGAGCGCCGCATCGTCGGTGGTCTCACCGGGGCGGTCAAGGGATGA
- the glgX gene encoding glycogen debranching protein GlgX, with product MQIWPGKPHPLGATFDGSGTNFAIYSSVADMVELCLLPGPGEEGEEVRITLTEVDAFVWHAYLPGVRPGQRYGFRVHGPYAPEAGHRCDPSKLLLDPYAKAIHGQIDTDPSLFSYQFDDPEERNTADSAPHTMTSVVVNPYFDWGYDRPPDHEYHDSVIYEAHVKGLTQLAPDLPEDLRGTYAGVAHPSIIQYLVDLGVTAIELMPVHQFVNDPHLQQKGLANYWGYNTIGFFAPHNAYSASGSLGAQAEEFKTMVKALHEAGIEVILDVVYNHTAEGNDKGPTLSFRGIDNKSYYRLVDGDEAHYFDTTGTGNSLLMRSPHTLQMIMDSLRYWVQEMHVDGFRFDLASTLARELHEVDRLSAFFDIIQQDPVINQVKLIAEPWDVGEGGYQVGGFPPLWTEWNGQYRDTVRDFWRGEPATLAELASRITGSADLYEHTGRRPIASINFVTAHDGFTMRDLVTYNEKRNEANGEDSRDGEDHNRSWNCGIEGPTEDPEINALRARQHRNFLATLMLSLGVPMLSHGDEVARTQQGNNNVYCQDNELSWIDWELDEERESLLQFTRRLIELRRNQPVLRRRRFFKGSPEHGGESEQGEIEWFTPAGSHMDDEDWQTWYARSIMYFLNGQAIPEPDARGEQVLGDSLLVLVNADAEDNDFTLPGCEYAPSWHVAVDTAELAAQPEERTVQAGETITVTSRSVLVLLAPLEEENGA from the coding sequence ATGCAGATCTGGCCAGGCAAGCCCCATCCTCTCGGCGCCACCTTCGATGGCTCCGGCACCAACTTCGCCATCTACTCCTCCGTGGCAGACATGGTGGAACTGTGCCTGCTGCCTGGCCCTGGCGAGGAGGGCGAAGAGGTCCGCATCACGCTCACGGAGGTCGACGCCTTTGTTTGGCACGCCTACCTTCCTGGAGTGCGCCCGGGCCAGCGCTACGGCTTCCGCGTGCACGGACCCTACGCACCCGAGGCCGGGCATCGCTGCGACCCCTCCAAGCTGCTGCTGGACCCCTACGCCAAAGCCATCCACGGCCAGATCGATACGGATCCGAGCCTCTTCTCGTATCAGTTCGACGATCCGGAGGAACGCAACACCGCCGACTCCGCGCCACACACGATGACCTCGGTGGTCGTCAACCCCTACTTCGACTGGGGCTATGACCGACCGCCGGACCACGAGTACCACGACTCGGTGATCTACGAGGCACACGTCAAGGGCCTCACCCAATTGGCCCCGGATCTGCCTGAGGACCTTCGGGGCACGTATGCCGGCGTGGCGCACCCCTCGATCATCCAGTACCTCGTGGACCTGGGCGTCACCGCGATCGAGCTGATGCCGGTCCATCAGTTCGTCAACGACCCGCACCTGCAGCAGAAGGGCCTGGCGAACTATTGGGGCTACAACACCATCGGATTCTTTGCCCCGCACAACGCCTACTCCGCCTCCGGCAGCCTGGGAGCGCAGGCCGAGGAGTTCAAGACGATGGTCAAGGCCCTGCACGAGGCGGGGATCGAGGTCATTCTCGACGTCGTCTACAACCACACGGCCGAGGGCAACGACAAGGGCCCCACGCTCTCCTTCCGGGGCATCGACAACAAGTCGTACTACCGCCTCGTCGACGGCGACGAGGCGCACTACTTCGACACCACGGGCACGGGGAACTCCCTGCTCATGCGCTCGCCCCACACGCTGCAGATGATCATGGACTCGCTGCGCTACTGGGTCCAGGAGATGCACGTGGACGGCTTCCGCTTTGATCTGGCCTCCACGCTGGCGCGCGAACTGCACGAAGTCGATCGGCTCTCCGCCTTCTTCGACATCATCCAGCAGGACCCGGTCATCAACCAGGTCAAGCTCATCGCTGAGCCGTGGGACGTGGGCGAGGGCGGCTATCAGGTGGGCGGGTTCCCCCCACTGTGGACCGAATGGAACGGCCAGTACCGCGACACCGTGCGCGACTTCTGGCGCGGAGAGCCCGCGACCCTGGCGGAGCTGGCCTCCCGGATCACCGGCTCGGCCGACCTGTACGAGCACACCGGCCGCCGCCCGATCGCCTCGATCAACTTCGTCACCGCCCACGACGGCTTCACCATGCGCGACCTGGTCACCTACAACGAGAAGCGCAATGAGGCGAACGGTGAGGACTCCCGCGACGGCGAGGACCACAACCGCTCCTGGAACTGCGGCATCGAGGGCCCCACGGAGGATCCGGAGATCAACGCGCTCCGGGCGCGCCAGCACCGCAACTTCCTGGCCACCTTGATGCTGAGCCTGGGTGTGCCCATGCTCTCCCACGGTGACGAGGTAGCCCGCACCCAGCAGGGCAACAACAACGTGTACTGCCAGGACAACGAGCTGTCCTGGATCGATTGGGAGCTCGACGAGGAGCGCGAGTCGCTGCTGCAGTTCACGCGGCGGCTGATCGAGCTGCGCCGGAACCAGCCGGTGTTGCGCCGCCGCCGCTTCTTCAAGGGTTCGCCCGAGCACGGCGGGGAGTCCGAGCAGGGTGAGATCGAGTGGTTCACCCCGGCCGGCAGTCACATGGACGACGAGGACTGGCAGACCTGGTATGCCCGCTCGATCATGTACTTCCTCAACGGCCAGGCCATCCCGGAGCCCGACGCCCGTGGCGAACAGGTGCTCGGTGACTCCCTGCTCGTCCTCGTGAACGCCGATGCCGAGGACAATGACTTCACGCTGCCGGGGTGCGAGTACGCACCGAGCTGGCACGTGGCGGTCGATACCGCCGAGCTCGCCGCACAGCCCGAGGAACGCACCGTCCAGGCCGGCGAGACCATCACCGTCACCTCCCGCTCCGTGCTGGTGCTGCTGGCGCCGCTGGAGGAGGAGAACGGCGCATGA
- a CDS encoding LacI family DNA-binding transcriptional regulator — translation MSSDASPVRPARKARVTITDVARSAGVSVATVSKVINDRDGVALGTAERVKAVVSELGYESSLVASSLRRGRSGVLGVLLAEFEPFSTELLKGISARLSGSDYDLMAYTGALGPHPQDQAGWERRSLSSLAGTLIDGAIIVTPTVELPDTTIPVVAVDPHAGPSGPAAIDSDNLGGARAATEYLLSLGHRRIAHLRGRADLQSALLREQGYREALTAAGIPERPELIADGGYRSSPAAESARKLLTLPQPPTAIFAANDLSAIATIDVAQSLGLRVPEDLSVVGFDNVPEAVGTAPPLTTVAQPLREIGQEAVRMLLDLLAGHSLAQPHLHLPAQLVVRGTTARPADIVARA, via the coding sequence ATGAGCAGCGACGCTTCTCCCGTGCGGCCCGCGCGCAAGGCCCGGGTCACCATCACTGATGTGGCCAGGAGCGCCGGCGTCTCGGTGGCCACCGTCTCGAAAGTGATCAACGATCGCGACGGCGTTGCACTGGGCACCGCCGAGCGGGTCAAGGCAGTGGTGTCCGAGCTCGGTTACGAGTCCTCCCTGGTCGCCAGCTCCCTGCGACGCGGGCGCAGCGGCGTGCTCGGAGTGCTGCTCGCTGAGTTCGAGCCCTTCTCGACCGAACTCCTCAAGGGCATCTCAGCCCGATTATCCGGCTCCGACTACGACCTCATGGCGTACACCGGCGCTCTGGGGCCACATCCCCAGGATCAGGCAGGCTGGGAACGTCGCTCCCTGTCGAGCCTGGCCGGGACGCTCATCGACGGCGCGATCATCGTGACTCCGACGGTGGAGCTGCCCGACACCACCATCCCCGTGGTGGCCGTCGACCCCCATGCCGGCCCGTCCGGCCCGGCGGCCATCGACTCCGACAACCTCGGCGGCGCCCGGGCCGCGACCGAGTATCTGCTCTCCCTCGGGCACCGCCGCATCGCCCACTTGCGCGGCCGGGCCGATCTGCAGTCCGCACTGCTCCGCGAGCAGGGTTACCGCGAGGCGCTCACCGCGGCGGGCATCCCCGAACGCCCGGAGCTGATCGCCGACGGCGGTTACCGCTCCAGCCCTGCCGCTGAGTCCGCCCGGAAACTGCTGACACTCCCCCAGCCGCCCACGGCGATCTTCGCCGCCAACGATCTCTCCGCCATCGCCACCATCGACGTCGCTCAGAGCCTGGGACTACGGGTGCCCGAGGATCTCTCCGTGGTGGGCTTCGACAACGTTCCTGAGGCCGTCGGCACGGCGCCGCCGCTGACCACGGTGGCCCAGCCCTTGCGGGAGATCGGGCAGGAGGCCGTGCGGATGTTGCTTGACCTCCTCGCGGGGCACAGCCTCGCCCAGCCTCATCTGCACCTTCCGGCGCAGTTGGTGGTGCGCGGAACGACCGCGCGCCCCGCTGACATCGTTGCGCGGGCGTAG
- a CDS encoding extracellular solute-binding protein, with amino-acid sequence MTRNYRRAAAAAVGMTMALVLAACGGDSNGDNNNGGGAEGEGEPVAMTFWHNSTTGAGRDYWDETVQAFQDEYPNVTITVQSIQNEDMDGRLQTALNSGDAPDIFMSRGGGKLADVVNAGQAMDITDLVDPEVEEAVGGALSAFAIDGQIYGMPTAVLPGGIFYSEDLFEEAGIESTPATIEEMLDAAEALKAIDVAPIAIGAMDAWPAAHWYYFFALRQCSEDTMNAAAESRSFDDDCWLRAAEDLEALVAEEPFNEGFLTTPAQQGAGSSAGLLANKQAAMELMGAWNPGVIASLTPDEQPMEDLGWFPFPAVEGGDGDPAAMMGGVDGYTCFVDAPAECVDFLNFYMRQEHQEGYAEAFVTIPANADAQGAVEEPALQNILEAYSEAPYVSVWLDTLYGQNVGNALNGAVVDLLAGNTDPEGVVQAVNDAAARG; translated from the coding sequence ATGACAAGGAACTATCGCCGAGCGGCTGCGGCCGCTGTCGGCATGACCATGGCCCTGGTGCTCGCCGCGTGTGGTGGCGACAGCAATGGCGACAACAACAACGGAGGCGGAGCCGAGGGCGAAGGCGAACCGGTCGCCATGACCTTCTGGCACAACTCGACCACCGGCGCGGGCCGCGATTATTGGGACGAGACGGTCCAGGCCTTCCAGGACGAGTACCCGAACGTGACCATCACCGTGCAGTCCATTCAGAACGAGGACATGGACGGCCGTTTGCAGACCGCCCTGAACTCCGGGGACGCCCCGGACATCTTCATGTCCCGCGGCGGCGGCAAGCTCGCCGATGTCGTCAATGCCGGCCAGGCGATGGACATCACCGATCTGGTCGACCCAGAGGTCGAGGAGGCCGTGGGTGGCGCACTGAGCGCCTTCGCGATCGACGGGCAGATCTACGGAATGCCCACGGCCGTGCTACCGGGCGGGATCTTCTACAGCGAGGACCTCTTCGAGGAGGCGGGCATCGAGAGTACGCCCGCCACCATCGAGGAGATGCTGGACGCCGCCGAGGCGCTCAAGGCCATCGACGTGGCGCCGATTGCCATCGGCGCCATGGACGCCTGGCCCGCAGCCCACTGGTACTACTTCTTCGCCTTGCGCCAGTGCTCCGAGGACACCATGAACGCTGCTGCGGAGTCCCGTAGCTTCGACGACGACTGCTGGCTGCGCGCCGCCGAGGACCTCGAGGCCCTCGTGGCCGAGGAGCCCTTCAACGAAGGCTTCCTGACCACCCCGGCGCAGCAGGGCGCTGGCTCCTCCGCTGGTCTGCTCGCCAACAAGCAGGCCGCCATGGAGCTCATGGGTGCCTGGAACCCCGGAGTCATTGCCTCGCTCACCCCGGACGAGCAGCCCATGGAAGACCTGGGCTGGTTCCCGTTCCCGGCCGTTGAGGGTGGTGACGGCGATCCCGCCGCCATGATGGGTGGCGTCGACGGTTACACCTGCTTCGTCGATGCTCCGGCGGAGTGCGTCGACTTCCTGAACTTCTACATGCGGCAGGAGCACCAGGAGGGTTACGCCGAGGCCTTTGTGACGATCCCCGCGAACGCCGACGCCCAGGGAGCCGTGGAGGAGCCTGCGCTGCAGAACATCCTCGAGGCCTACTCCGAGGCGCCGTACGTGAGCGTCTGGCTCGACACGCTGTACGGGCAGAACGTCGGCAACGCGTTGAACGGCGCGGTGGTGGATCTGCTGGCGGGCAACACCGACCCCGAGGGCGTGGTTCAGGCCGTGAACGACGCCGCCGCCCGAGGCTGA
- a CDS encoding carbohydrate ABC transporter permease, producing MAVSTGSLATGPAPLAGGDVKAPPPAVPRRAGAGRWRIRAEIALLAGPAVIVFVAFVIFPVIMAAYYGFFRWSGYGPATDFVGLQNYRIILTDPSFHAALRHNGFLLVMSLVAQGPVAIAIALLLNQRIRGRSLVRVLIFVPYVLSEVIVGTGFALMLQTTGAINSFLIKIGLEQWRVDWLADSDVAIWTLLAIISWKYIGFAVILFLAGLQSIPEELFEAAAIDGASYWQIQRRITLPLLGPTIRIWAFLSMIGSLQLFDLVYIIWGQYVAATVGTSTMATYMVTEGRNAGSFGYGNAVAVVLFFISLTVALIYQRFVLRRDTEGALTGGRMR from the coding sequence GTGGCCGTTTCGACCGGCTCCCTCGCCACCGGACCGGCCCCGCTCGCGGGGGGCGACGTCAAGGCGCCGCCCCCCGCGGTTCCCCGACGGGCCGGAGCCGGACGCTGGCGCATCCGCGCTGAGATCGCGCTCCTCGCCGGCCCGGCGGTGATCGTCTTCGTCGCCTTCGTCATCTTCCCGGTGATCATGGCGGCCTACTACGGCTTCTTCCGCTGGAGTGGCTACGGCCCTGCCACGGACTTCGTGGGCCTGCAGAACTACCGCATCATCCTTACCGATCCGAGCTTCCATGCGGCGCTGCGGCACAACGGGTTCCTGCTGGTGATGTCGCTGGTCGCCCAGGGTCCGGTGGCCATCGCCATTGCCCTGCTGCTCAACCAGCGCATCCGCGGGCGATCCCTGGTCCGGGTGCTGATCTTCGTTCCCTACGTCCTCTCCGAGGTCATCGTGGGTACGGGCTTCGCCCTGATGCTGCAGACCACGGGAGCGATCAACAGTTTCTTGATCAAGATCGGGCTCGAGCAATGGCGGGTGGACTGGCTCGCTGATTCCGATGTGGCCATCTGGACGCTCCTGGCGATCATCTCGTGGAAGTACATCGGCTTCGCGGTCATCCTGTTCCTCGCCGGACTGCAGTCCATCCCGGAGGAGCTCTTCGAGGCCGCAGCCATCGACGGTGCTTCCTACTGGCAGATTCAGCGGCGGATCACCTTGCCGCTGCTCGGCCCCACCATTCGCATCTGGGCCTTCCTCTCGATGATCGGTTCCCTCCAGCTCTTCGATCTCGTCTACATCATCTGGGGCCAGTACGTGGCCGCCACGGTCGGGACCTCGACCATGGCCACCTACATGGTCACCGAGGGGCGCAATGCCGGCAGTTTCGGCTACGGCAACGCGGTGGCGGTGGTGTTGTTCTTCATCTCGCTCACGGTGGCCCTGATCTATCAACGATTCGTGCTCCGCCGGGATACCGAGGGTGCACTGACCGGCGGGAGGATGCGATGA